DNA from Streptomyces sp. NBC_01476:
GTCGGGCCGCTCTGATCGAGCCGCTCCGCGATCCGGGCACGCATGGGGACCACACCCTCCTCTTCCAGCTCCAGGATGGTGCGGAGATACATCTCCGTCGTGTCGATCAGTCCGGACATCGCGCCCCTCGTGTTTCTTCGTGCGTGGCCCTGAGTCAATTCTGACGCATCCCGCCGACAACCGGCCCCGGCGCGTGATTCTCCGCCTTGACACCGGTAGCGCGCGGGCACCACGGTGATCCGCATGAGTGAGCCCGCCGAGGACCTTTCGGACCGTTATTTCGACGCCGCCATCACCCTGCTGCGCCGGGTGCGGGACGAGGAGGGGGCCGCGATCAAGGCGGCGGCCACTGCCATGGTGGATGCCATCGCCGCAGGTGGCAGGGTGTTCACCTTCGGCGCGGGCCACTCGTCGCTGCCGGCCCAGGACGTGGTCTACCGGGCGGGCGGCCTGGCCCTGGTCAGCTTGCTGCCGGTGCCGGGCACGACCGGCGTGGACGTGGTGCCGGCCACTTTGGGCAGCGCGCTGGAAAGGGTCGAAGGTCTCGCCGAGGCGGTGCTGGAGACCAGTCCGGTGCGCGCCGGCGACGTGCTCTTCGTCATCTCGCTCTCCGGACGCAACACGCTGCCGGTCGACATGGCGGTGCGCGCCCGCGCGATGGGGGTGACGGTCATCGGGGTGACCTCGGTCGCGTACGCCGGGGGGACCCGGTCCCGGCACGCCTCGGGGGCGTATCTCAAGGACAGCTGCGACATCGTGCTGGACTCCAAGATCGCGGTGGGGGACGCGGAGCTGACCGACGACGCGATACCGGCGCCGTTCGGGCCGGCGTCCACGGTGGTCACCAGCGCGCTCATGCAGGCGGTCGTCGCCACGGCCGCGACCGGGCTGGCCGCGCGCGGGATCACCCCGCCGATGATCCGCTCCGGCAATGTGGACGGCGGCCACGAGTGGAACGCGCGGGTCTTCGAGGAGCACCGGGACCGGATCTTCTTCCGCCACTCCGCACGCCGCTGAACCAGGCCCCCGGCCGCCGCTGACCGACCGCCCGCACGCCGCTGAACCAGGCCCCCGGCGGCCCGCACGCTCGCGGCACGCCCGCCGCGGGCCCCGCCGCTGAACCAGCCCCGGCCCGCCCCAAAACCAGCCCCCCGCCCCGTCACCTCACCGCTCCCCCCGCGGGAGCGGTGCGGCCGGTTCCGTCCCGCTGAGCCCCGCCAGGTC
Protein-coding regions in this window:
- a CDS encoding SIS domain-containing protein — its product is MSEPAEDLSDRYFDAAITLLRRVRDEEGAAIKAAATAMVDAIAAGGRVFTFGAGHSSLPAQDVVYRAGGLALVSLLPVPGTTGVDVVPATLGSALERVEGLAEAVLETSPVRAGDVLFVISLSGRNTLPVDMAVRARAMGVTVIGVTSVAYAGGTRSRHASGAYLKDSCDIVLDSKIAVGDAELTDDAIPAPFGPASTVVTSALMQAVVATAATGLAARGITPPMIRSGNVDGGHEWNARVFEEHRDRIFFRHSARR